A segment of the Salminus brasiliensis chromosome 1, fSalBra1.hap2, whole genome shotgun sequence genome:
ATTTGTAGAAGAAGGCATACACAATAGGGTTACAGGTAGAATTCATAAGTCCAATCCAAGCAAGTGTATCAAACAGTACTGGAGGAGCTGAGTAACCAATAAAAGGTTCAATAACATTGCAGATAAAAAATGGAGTCCAAAGTGACAGGAATACGCCTAAAATCACAGCCAGTGTTTTAGttgcttttctctcttctttacTTATAGTTGATTGCATACTGCTTTTACCTTTTGAGTCCTGAATAGACTTTGCTTGCTTTTGTGCAACACGgaatattttcatatatatactGAGCATCACAACACCGGGAAGATAGAAGGAAAGAAATGAGGAAGCAGTGCTAGAGGATGGGCTTTGGAAAACCACACAACCTCCTTCACATACAACATTTTCATAGTAAAACTCTTCAATACCCAGAATGTTCAattccaaaaatattattaCAAACCCAACTGTAATTGAGACactccagcagatggagatcATGATTACTGTGACAAAAGGGGTAATTTTTCTCTGATACAGCAGGGGGTGACACACAGCATAGTATCTGTCAATAGATATAAAAGACAAATTTATAATGGAAGCAGTGGCCAACATGATAACAACACTGTTATGgattttacaaaataaaggaCCCAAATACCAGCAGGTCTCAACAGAGCGCAGCATGCAAGGAGGCATTACAAAGCCACCCAGCAGCAAATCAGTCACAGCCAGAGAAAGAACCAGGTAGTTAGTTGGCATGTGCAGCTGTTTGAAATGAAGAATGGTTATGATGACAATAAGGTTTCCCAATATTGTTAAAATCACCACTGAACTGAGGAATAAGTAAAGTGGAACCTTTAAAAGTACAGGATAAACAAACTTTGGACaagatatatttaaaaaatcattgCAAAGGGGAGTTATGTCCACTATCTGAGCTTGGCTTGATGTCATTCTGTAGTCTAATTAAGCAGATGTTTTCTTCTTGTAATATAAAcctgtaaatattaataaacatagACAAAATATCTAATATCAAGTCATTAATCCTTAGACTAagatacagttttttttatctgttgcaCATTCTTATTAATTATATGATAtttaaaataagtgtaaaacAAAATTTGTGTGTACATACTTTGAAAACATCCTGTATATTTtgacagattaaaaaaaattaaaaaagcatAAATGGTGATATCAGCATAATGATTAAATACCAAGACATATTTAATGTATTACATAATGTTTTATAATAGCAATCAGGAAAATGTCAAATCAGCCCTCCACCTGATCTTACCTCTAACTTGTACAGTGGACAAAGACACAAAGTGATCAAAATTTCTAATCTTTTTTCACTGCATGTGGTAAAACTCCACCCTTTTAACCATGTGTTCATTGTTATCCCATGGTAATACATATGACTAAAAATATTATGCTTACAAAGATCATCTTTAGGACCAAAATAAGTGCTTTTTCATTACTAAAAAGTAACTTTTAAAAATAGCAATATAAACCCTTTTGAACTACAGACAGAAACCTTCTTTTTGACAGGTAAACCTTGAATCCAAAAACATTTGACCAGTTCAACCTAAAGATGCACTTGATGTGGTaacaaaacatttaacattttattgaTGTCAAGTATTATTTAAGttttattttctaaaaataTTTTCAAAGGTTAGCTCTTTTCAGTCTTGCAGAACGTGGCTGAATAAATAAAGCATACAAAATAGGGTTGCAGGTTGAATTCATAAGTCCAATCCAGGCCAGCATATCAATCACTACTGGAGGAACTGAGCATCTATTAAAAGAATTGATGATATTACAGATAAAAAACGGCATCCAAGGTGACACCTAAAATCACAGCCTGAGGCTATTTTCTCCTCCATTGActttatatttgttttacacttttattGGCATGTATTGGCATGTTTATTGGACGATCAGTTGGAATCAATGAGTTTTAATTTGAGGGCAAGCATTTGATCCTAGAAGATATGTTATAATGAGAATGCATACACAATAGGGTTAAATGTTGAATTCATATAACCAATCCATGCAAGCATATTAATCAAAACTGTAGGAACCGAGTAACCAAGAAAAGGGTCAGTAACATTACAGATAAAAAATGACATCCAAAGTGACAGGAAAACCCCCAAAATCACAGCCAGAGTTTGTGGCTTTTCTGTCCTCTTTATTTATCACTGACTGTATATTTGTTATGCCTTTTTAGTCCTGGATAGACTTTGCTTGCTTTTGTGCAACACAGAATATTTTCATGTATATACTGAGCATCACAACACCTGGGAAATAGTAGGAGAGGACAGAAGAAGCAGTGCTCGATGCTGTGctttgaataaataaacaaccgCCTTCACATGCAATGTTCTCATAGTAAAACTCTTCAATGCCCAGAATACTAAGCTCCAGAAATATTATTACAAACCCAACTGCAGTGGAGACAATCCAGCAGATGAAGATCATGACAACTGTGACAAAAGGGGTAATTTTACTCTGATACACGAGGGGGTGACACACAGCATAGTATCGGTCAATGGATATGAAAGACAAGTTTATGATAGAAGCAGTGCACAACATGATAACAACACTGTTGTATATTTTACATAATAAAGTGCCAAAATACCAGCAAGTCTCTATGGATTGTACCATGAAAGGAGGCATCACGAAGCCACCGAGCAGTAGATCAGTCACAGCAAGAGACAGAACAAGATAGTTAGTTGGCATATGCAAATAATGTTAAAATCACCACAGAGCTGAAGAAGAAGTAAAGTGACACCCTCAAAAGCAGGGGATAGGTAAACTTTGGACAAGACCCATTTAAAAATCATAGCATACAGGAGGTATGTCCACTATTTGAACTTGGCTTGAGTTCATTCTTAAGTATAATCTGTAATAAAACTTATGAAAGGAAAGATTCCAAATATTCGAGAAACAACTTATCCACCACTTTTTGGGGTACAGCACTGCACCTTCTCATCACGTGTTCAATTATCCCATAATAACACTCATTTTGGAACTGTAGTAGATGAATCACATCAAATGTCTAATTAATAAATATCCTGCAAGGAAATCTAAGCTAACATAATGATCCTACAGCTACAGGCATAAGCATGTAAAAAGTGAACATATTCATAGCCTCCAAACTATAACCACATGTTACTACAGTTCATAAGTATAGATACCAAGCTCAGCATCATCAAGGATTTTGAAGGTAAAATAGATGGAACCATTTTAAACTAACATTTTCAGTTACTCTATTAAACTCActtgacaaaaagaaaaaaaatatatagaatttgCCTTTATAAATGAACCAAGATTAGTTGGCAGTTTCAGTGATGATAATGCATATTTTAAAGTGTCTTACTGACTTGACGGTTTCATGTTGATATAAAACGTAggtgacaaaataaaaaatatatatagatatatatatagataaaaaACAGCGTCCAAGATGAAAGAAACTTTGCTCCTCCTTACTTAACATTGACTTTACATTTGTGTCCTGAATAGACTTTGCTTGCTTTTGTGCAACACTCAATATTTTCATGTATATACTGAGCATCACATAACCTGGGAAATAGAAGGAGAGGACAGAAGAAGCAGTGCTCAAAGCTGCACTTTGAAACAACACACAACTTAATTGACATGCAACATTTTCATAGTAAAACTCAAAAACACATATAAAGCACACAGAAGGAGAGAACAGAAGAAGCAATGCTCAATGCTGCACTTTGAAACAACACACAACTTAATTAACACGCAACATTTTCATAGTAAAACTCAAAAACACATAAAGCACACagtattttcatatatatatatatatatatatatatatatacgtatgtAGTGTGAAAATAAGGATTGTAATAATGGAGTTCCAAACAGGGATTAGGAATCAAGCGCAAGTTTAATGAGACACAGGTTCATCAGTCCAGGTAAAAACCATAAACCATAAGATCCGTCCAAAGAATCTTGCAAACAAGCCAAAACATCATCCAATACACAGTAGTTAAAAAGCCAAAATAAGAGGTCATAACACAAAGCAAGGCAAGAAGATAATGCATTAGAATtgcaggggaaaaaaacaccaaacaggACTTCACAAAGAGGTCTGCTAGGTTTTAAACATACAAGATGGCTGACACAGGAATCCATAATCAATAGGGATCCAAAATATCAGTAGATGAGACCCATGATCATTCCTCTGGGCCATAACCTTACCAGTCCACAAGGTAGTCGAGACATGAAAGGGTCTAGGCAATTCCAATCTATATGACATTGGATGTTATTTGTCCAAGTTTCTTGAAAGGGCCAATATATCTGGGACTGAGTTTTCTGAACTCACTCAAATCCCTAGTAGATAACCAGACCATTTATCCCAGTTGAAACTGCTCCACTGCTCGCCTGTGTCGGTTAGCCGGTTGAGTCTGCCTCTGAATAGctctctgtaaacaaacatgagCCTTTTTCCAAGTGTGTTTGCTCCTCTTTATCCATTCGTCCACTGCTGGTACCACGGATGGTTCACCTGACCAGAGAATTAAGGGGGGTTGAAAACCAAGGACACATTGGAAGGGAGTTAGACTTGTAGAAGTGCTAACCAAAGAAATTCTGCACACATTCTAAACATGGTATAAACTGTGTCCAGCGAACATGATTTCTGCTACAGTATGATCGTTGAAAACAACCAGTTTCCTGATTAAGCTTTTCAGTTTGCCCATTAGATTGAGAATGGTATCCCAAGGTCTGGCTTCCAGATATGAAAAGTAAATTGAGGTCCCCTGTCAGAAACTGACATCTGAAGATATTTTGGAATAGCAATTCAGTTCCAGTGCTGTGGGCAATTTCTTAATTGGGACCACATGCCATAGAACATTGAGCAATGATTACAAAAATGGCTGTATTGCCAAGAGATGTTGGCAGATCTGTAATAAAGTTAACCCCCTAAACAGGACCAGGGTCTCTGATGGATTGGTAAAGGTTCTAAGAGACCTCCTGGAAGCTGTCTAGAGTTCTTTGATTGAGCACACAGAACACAAGCCTTGACAAAGGCAGCCACATCCCTGACTAAACCCTTCAACCAGATTTTTCTTTCCAAAAAGGATGATTAACACCTGGACCCAGTGCTAAAGGGTAATTCTAGTATTTTTTGTCTCAGTTTAATGGGTACATACTCACGATTCCTGGGACAGTCAGGTGGGGCTGGTTCagcttttctttcctttctgaTTTCCTATATAAATGTCCATCTGATAGGGACCAAGATGCAAGTTGGCCCAATGATGGTGTcagatctctctctttctaattTAAAACCGCACAGTCTTGATCATTTTTAGATTCTGGACGATATGTGATGTTAAAGTTAAACTGAATAAAGAACAATGCCCAATGTGCTGGTCTGGGATTCAATCCTTTAGCACACATGGGATATTCTAGGTTGCAGTGATCTCTTAGGACTAAGAAAGAATGCTGTGCACCCTCAAGCCAATGATGCTATTCCTCAAAAGCTAGCTTCATGGTAAGCAACTCCCTATTACCCATATTATAGTTTTATAATGCTATATATAGCATTCAGCATCTTCTAGTTTGCATATAAAATATGCTTTTGGATGAAGTTTAGGAGGTGAGTCCTGATGTTGTGAAAGAATTGCTCCAGCACCTGAATCCAAAGTGTCCACCTCCACAACAAATGGAAGTTTGGGATTTGGATGTTTCAAAATAGAAGCAGACACAAATAGAGTTTTTAATGCTTCAAATGCCTTAAATACATTCTCATTCTATTGTAGAGACCTTTGTGTATCTTTTAGCAATGATGTTAGAGGTTCTGCAATGGAGCTGAAACCCCTAATGAATCGTTGATATAAATTGACAAAGCCTAAGAATCACTGCAATTTCTTGACATTACTTGGCCACTTTACAACTGCACTCACCTTAGCAGCATTCATGCACACACCTTCTTTATCGATGATATAGCCCATAAATGAGAATTGATTTAGGTGAAAACCACATTTCTCTGCTTTAACGTAAGGTTGATGTTGCAACAGCCTTTGCGTCAGTTTTATATGGACCTTGTGTTCCTCCAGCGACCTGGAATACACTAAAATGTCATCAATGTAAGCAATTGCCCAGTGATCAATCATGTCTCATAATACCTCAATAATGTATGCTTGGAACACAGAACGTAAAATTGCCAAACCATATGACATCCCTGTATACTCATAATGGCCTCTAGTGGTTATAAAGGGTGTATTTTATCCCTCTCCTTCTTTATTGCGATTGAAATTGTAAGCACTTCAGAGATCTAATTTGATAAACACTGTGGCTCCTCTTAGTTGTTACAGAGCAGCTGGTACTAGTGGTAAAGGGTATCTATACTTGACAGTAATTGCATTAAGACCTCTATGGGAACTCACTCAAGCAATGGTGGGTTGGTGTATAGTCAGCCTAGGAACCCCCAGTATGATAgcatgtttgggtttttttatgaCAAAGTCCTACACGCATTCTCTGTTCCTTGGTATATATAGTCACAGATTCATCACCAAGAGGCCTCCCATCACTGCTTGCAGAGACAAAAGAAGTAGTCTTGGTCTTCTGAACGATAGCATGGTTAGTGAAGTTTCCGGCAGCTCCAGAGTCAATAAATGTTGAATCAAAAACAGACTCTGAACCCTAGCCTGGCCAGGACATATAGGACAGGATGCATGCATGTGACCAGAACCTCCACAATAAAGGCATAGGTATTCCTACAtagtctctgtctttctttttgagACAAACAGGCCTCCCCAATTCCATAGGCTCTGGACCTATAGCAGAGTGTTCTGGAGTTAAACCCACAGGCCTGTATGAGGTCAATCTACATTATCCCCTAGTAGATTGTCCAGAGCAAACACAGATTGGATGAACCTGTCCAGATTCATAGCGGTTCCACACACATTAATTACCGCCTGCAAATCTTTCCAAAAGACAGTCAAAAGCGCCGTTTCACTGCAACCACTACCAACTGTTATAGTTCTAAATTCAAATGCATAGTTAGCAGCAGATCGATtacaatgttttattttacataGCTGGGAATCATGACCAGCCTTAGGATGATCAAACACTTCTTTAAACAAAGTGTGAAACTGGGTTCTGACCTAAGTACTTCACTATTCTGTGAGCATAAAGCAACAGCCCAATCCTTGGGCTTCCCAgtaagcagagaaatcacaaaATTAATTCTATCAACTTCTGAATGAAAAAATCTAATGCATCAAAAATCCCATCATACCTTTCTGGTAGAGTGATGATAACTGGCAGGGATACAAGGGTTGTTTTTTTAGCTGTACATGAAGTTGTCAGCCCAGCGGCGCCGCAgtccgcggtccacaggctccttgggACTTTTAAGTcgatgttgggttgatttcaatgttcatgtactttctgttcctcccgttggttttctcaccaaggacttttatgttgacagcggtcgaagtaagacgccattttttctgTTTAGTTCTGATTCGTTTTACCTGAGAGCTGGAGCACAAAGGATGTACAAACGCAGACGCCTCgtcgccgagaattactcttgcgatgtcAAGCTTTAAGGTTGGCTTCACGTCcatgagacttctaggagagtctacgggtttcggtagtgtatgctctatcggagcggtttcacgttcagaaggagttcgctgtctgggtcaccggttggtcgccactgggatttggcgtccggttcccttgcactCTAGTCAAGTAAGTTTATTAGCGCCTGAAGATGGATGGCACAGCCTACCTGGAGATTTTGGCCAAGAACCTCTGCCCCTCCATCAAGGATCTTATAATGGGTCGTCATTTCATCTTTCAACAAGACAACGACCCCAAGCACAGCCAAGAAAACTAAGGTCTGGTTCAAGAGGGAAAACATCAAGGTGTTGCAGTGGCCTAGTCAGtctcctgaccttaacccaattGAAAACTTGTGGAAGGAGCTCAAGTTTAAAGTCCACATAAGACACCCAAAGAACCTAAATAACTTGGagaagatctgcatggaggagtgtgCCAAGATTACTCCAGAGACCTGTGCCGGTCTGATCAGGTCTTATTAATACGATTAATAGCTGTAcaaacaagggtttttccacaAAATATTAAACCTAGGGGTTGAATAATAATTCACCcacatttttatgtttaaaatgtattataatttaACTGAGCaacaaatattttttgtttgtaatatttatgCATCTATTAATAAAGGCTGCTCTTGTTCAAAGTTTGAAGGCTGTAACTTATTTGCAACTTGTTATATTTGCAAAATCTGCAGGGGGTTGAATACTACTTGGAGGCACTGCACGTTctaatatatattgtattatacttattctgtttctctcttttttttatagtgaTATTTATATGATTGTTGGTAAATGGagaaactgcaaagtaagaatgtTATTGTATAGTGTACCTGCTTGATTCTGCTGTGCAATAAACAAGACAAATTCTTGAATTATACTGCACcattaattatttcatgtgtacactgctgtggttgcacaatatttaatctgtatagtgttgcacactgctattctgtgaataacactgtaaagcacactgtatacaTTTTCTTTAGAATGTCTTTAGAATCATTTTATGCAATTGGTGCACTAGTGTGAGTAAAAAAGGATACAGAGTGGATATTGGATAAAGAATGAAATTGAAGAAGAGACATGAATAATATACACATGCAAAGTATCGATTACAGATTGCATAAAAGGGATCCCTAAACTTGAAATAC
Coding sequences within it:
- the LOC140574868 gene encoding trace amine-associated receptor 1-like; this translates as MTSSQAQIVDITPLCNDFLNISCPKFVYPVLLKVPLYLFLSSVVILTILGNLIVIITILHFKQLHMPTNYLVLSLAVTDLLLGGFVMPPCMLRSVETCWYLGPLFCKIHNSVVIMLATASIINLSFISIDRYYAVCHPLLYQRKITPFVTVIMISICWSVSITVGFVIIFLELNILGIEEFYYENVVCEGGCVVFQSPSSSTASSFLSFYLPGVVMLSIYMKIFRVAQKQAKSIQDSKGKSSMQSTISKEERKATKTLAVILGVFLSLWTPFFICNVIEPFIGYSAPPVLFDTLAWIGLMNSTCNPIVYAFFYKWFRKAFRTILSGQIIQPGSSRINLFSH